A genome region from Oryctolagus cuniculus chromosome 20, mOryCun1.1, whole genome shotgun sequence includes the following:
- the LOC100352197 gene encoding enhancer of rudimentary homolog has product MSHTILLVQPTKRPEGRTYADYESVNECMEGVCKMYEEHLKRMNPNSPSITYDISQLFDFIDDLADLSCLVYWADTQTYQPYNKDWIKEKIYVLLRRQAQQAGK; this is encoded by the coding sequence ATGTCTCATACCATTTTGCTGGTACAGCCTACCAAGAGGCCAGAAGGCAGAACTTACGCTGACTATGAATCTGTGAATGAATGCATGGAAGGTGTTTGTAAAATGTATGAGGAACATCTGAAAAGAATGAATCCCAACAGTCCGTCTATCACATACGATATCAGTCAGTTGTTTGATTTTATTGATGATCTGGCAGACCTCAGCTGCCTTGTTTACTGGGCTGATACCCAGACATACCAGCCTTATAACAAAGACTGGATCAAAGAGAAGATCTACGTGCTCCTCCGCCGGCAGGCCCAACAGGCGGGAAAATAA